One genomic segment of Salmo trutta chromosome 8, fSalTru1.1, whole genome shotgun sequence includes these proteins:
- the LOC115198303 gene encoding uncharacterized protein LOC115198303, which yields MAFSFFSLGVFVLLSMWPSVRCSDHPKGAIETACRDRYLLVTTQLSFAGNEPRFEAVDADGVHPITKQYGSECGYMFSILPLPGHAELRASYFSCHTDNQDDEVFTFSFNLITAASGVEMTYTVTATCSLPLPWSPREVSCEENYMEVSMRSDVSCLYGTTTDAWTAALATAHSSATSTWQVMFQQEGQQLIPMSFSEARELGYVFHLTQGRLVFRSPYTPRSVMGSVSMVNGSLVEVVHPILFSRQRWVVMMVDWIVACSTNEGMYDGVQLVWQTPTLLSPLVSGLSGLESRKITMGVDGQLMDEPITAEQGYSLDISDTTVQISIPFNAAGGYRKSFVMDNMYHEFYVIRLYYEQIFLDECGVETRLRLHRPMNTPLLIQQISIINQTVLEDRVFTVYLGNISYDVDLVAVKLNGHNFTILEANKSGLVITMVPQPNSTLHAYILRVPFEDAVVHKLYSTEGLLQFSLDINYTLVILPQEEPYYYLASVVAQFNDVFPPVFNGVCNEKSISFQMDHKPFDYLWEVGVGRYLLTPNLAAKWGYIMQNDSKSLTLEVPLFSVGYTYKDINLKQFYGSFEIHSRLPKTLEVKSSLAKACLFQTTEVIVCSTEGVVTVVTDVTLAIPGAEPNRTFLLDSTCRPQETDDTRVLFSFGLHTCGTRVQVDHQHVTYENEINVQRTIQSVTKPFKTRDTASVVTVRCVYPLSDLYKLFAYWQFEADSPGVGTILTRVPVKTFQPTFPPTTLTTTRRPLMSTTTSNTGLSPGRGIPGIHPRAKYVKVFSWQMNQPKGTT from the exons AtggcttttagttttttttctttgGG GGTATTTGTACTCCTGTCTATGTGGCCTAGTGTAAGATGTTCTGACCATCCAAAAG GGGCCATTGAGACTGCATGTCGGGATCGATACCTGTTGGTGACAACCCAACTCTCATTTGCTGGGAATGAACCTCGCTTTGAAGCGGTTG ACGCTGATGGTGTTCACCCCATCACTAAGCAGTATGGGTCAGAGTGTGGCTACATGTTCAGTATCCTCCCTCTGCCTGGCCATGCTGAGCTCAGAGCCTCCTACTTCTCCTGCCACACTGACAACCAG GATGATGAGGTATTCACTTTTAGCTTTAACTTAATCACCGCTGCGAGTGGAGTGGAAATGACCTACACTGTGACTGCAAcctgctccctccctctaccctggTCACCCAGAGAAGTCAGCTGTGAGGAGAACTATATGGAG GTGTCAATGAGGAGTGACGTGTCCTGTCTATATGGTACAACAACGGATGCCTGGACTGCTGCCCTTGCTACA GCCCACAGCTCTGCCACGTCTACCTGGCAGGTGATGTTCCAGCAGGAGGGGCAGCAGCTGATTCCCATGTCCTTCTCAGAGGCTCGGGAGCTAGGCTACGTGTTCCACCTCACCCAGGGCAGGCTGGTGTTCCGCTCGCCCTACACACCACGGTCTGTCATGGGGTCTGTCTCCATG GTGAATGGTTCATTGGTGGAGGTGGTCCATCCCATACTGTTCTCCAGGCAGAGATGGGTGGTAATGATGGTGGACTGGATTGTTGCGTGCAGCACTA ATGAAGGGATGTATGATGGGGTGCAGCTGGTCTGGCAGACCCCCACTCTGCTGTCCCCGCTTGTCTCTGGCCTCTCTGGGTTGGAGAGCCGCAAGATCACAATGGGGGTGGATGGGCAGCTCATGGATGAACCCATCACAGCAGAGCAAGGCTACAGCCTGGACATCAGTGACACCACCGTCCAGATCAGCATCCCCTTCAACGCTGCCGGAGGATACAGAAAA agctttgtgatggacaACATGTACCATGAGTTCTATGTGATCCGTCTCTACTATGAACAAATCTTTCTTGATGAATGTGGTGTGGAGACCAGACTCCGCCTCCACAGGCCCATGAACACACCACTTCTGATCCAGCAAATCTCCATCATTAACC AAACAGTCCTTGAAGATCGTGTGTTTACTGTGTACCTGGGGAACATCTCCTACGATGTTGACCTGGTGGCTGTGAAGCTCAATGGCCACAACTTCACCATACTAGAGGCGAATAAAAGTGGCCTCGTCATAACCATGGTCCCCCAGCCCAATAGTACCTTACATGCCTACATTctcagggtgccatttgaggatGCTGTTGTTCACAAGCTG TACTCTACCGAGGGGCTTCTTCAGTTCTCATTGGACATCAACTACACTTTGGTCATCCTGCCTCAAGAGGAGCCCTACTACTACCTGGCCTCAGTTGTGGCTCAGTTCAATGACGTCT TTCCTCCGGTTTTCAATGGTGTCTGCAATGAGAAAAGCATCAGTTTCCAGATGGACCataagccatttgattacctgtggGAGGTGGGTGTTGGCCGTTACCTTCTGACCCCAAATCTGGCAGCCAAGTGGGGCTACATCATGCAGAATGACAGCAAGAGTCTGACCCTGGAAGTGCCCCTCTTCTCTGTTGGCTACACTTATAAG GACATCAATTTGAAGCAGTTCTACGGCTCTTTTGAAATTCACTCAAGACTTCCCAAGACTTTGGAGGTGAAGAGTTCCTTGGCCAAAGCTTGTCTCTTCCAGACTACTGAGGTCATAG TGTGTTCCACTGAAGGGGTGGTGACAGTGGTTACTGATGTGACTCTGGCCATCCCTGGAGCTGAACCCAACAGAACCTTCCTCCTGGACTCTACCTGCAGGCCTCAAGAGACAGATGACACCAGGGTTCTCTTTAGCTTTGGACTCCACACCTGTGGTACCAGGGTCCAG GTTGACCATCAGCATGTTACCTACGAAAATGAGATCAATGTTCAGCGCACGATCCAATCTGTGACAAAACCATTCAAAACCAGGGACACTGCCTCTGT GGTGACAGTGCGGTGTGTCTATCCACTGAGTGACCTATACAAGCTGTTTGCATATTGGCAGTTTGAGGCAGACTCTCCAGGAGTTGGCACCATCTTGACTAGAGTTCCTGTAAAAA CATTTCAGCCCACCTTTCCACCCACTACCTTAACCACCACCAGAAGACCATTGATGTCCACAACTACTTCTAACACAGGCCTGAGTCCTGGGAGGGGAATACCTGGCATCCACCCTAGGGCTAAATATGTCAAAGTCTTCAGCTGGCAAATGAACCAACCTAAAGGAACCACTTAG
- the LOC115198305 gene encoding uncharacterized protein LOC115198305, whose product MAFVFWFGVFVLLSIWPSVRCSDLPRGAIETACRDRYLLVTTQLSFAGNEPRFEAVDADGVHPITKQYGSECGYMFSILPLSGHAELRASYFSCHTDNQDDEVFTFSFNLITIDATGVETTHTVNANCSLPLPWSPREVSCEENYMEVSVRGDVSGLPGTEADNWTAALATAHSSATSTWQVMFQQEGQQLTPMSLSEARELGYVFYLTQGRLVFRSPYTPGSVMGSVTMVNGMLVEMVYPILVSRQRWVVIMVDLVVACSTDEGMYDGAGLVWQTPTLLSPLVSGLFGLESSKISMGVDGQLLDEPITAERGYSLDISDTTVQISIPFNAAGGYRKSFVMNNMYHEFYVVRLYYEQTFMDDSGVETRLRLHRPMNTPLLIQHISIINQTVLEDRVFTVYLGNLSYDVDLVAVKLNGHNFTILEANKSGIVITMVPQSNSTLHAYILRVPFDAVIHKLYPTEGLLEYSLDINYTLVILPQEEPYFYLASVVAQFNDVFPPVFKGVCNEKSISFQMDHKPFDYLWEVGVGPYRLTPNLAAKRGYVMRNDSKRLTLEVPLFSVGFTYKDINLKQFRGTFEILSRLPKTLAVKSSLAKACLFQTTEVIVCSTEGVMTVVSMILAIPGSEPSRTSLLDSTCMPQAMDDTRVLFSFKLDTCGTRVQFDYQHLTYENEITIEHTSQSVEAPVSTRVTVRCVYPLSGLYKLFAYRRFEADSPGFGTILTRLPVKN is encoded by the exons ATGGCTTTTGTGTTTTGGTTCGG AGTATTTGTACTCCTGTCTATATGGCCTAGTGTAAGATGTTCTGACCTTCCAAGAG GGGCCATTGAGACTGCATGTCGGGATCGATACCTGTTGGTAACAACCCAACTCTCATTCGCTGGGAACGAACCTCGCTTTGAAGCGGTTG ATGCTGATGGTGTTCACCCCATCACTAAGCAGTATGGGTCAGAGTGTGGCTACATGTTCAGTATCCTCCCTCTGTCTGGCCATGCTGAGCTCAGAGCTTCCTACTTCTCCTGCCACACTGACAACCAG GATGATGAGGTGTTCACTTTTAGCTTTAACTTGATCACAATTGATGCGACGGGAGTGGAAACCACCCACACTGTGAATGCAAactgctctctccctctaccctggtCCCCCAGAGAAGTCAGCTGTGAAGAGaactatatggag gtgtcagtgaggggtgatgtgTCTGGTCTACCTGGTACTGAAGCAGATAACTGGACTGCTGCCCTTGCTACA GCCCACAGCTCTGCCACGTCTACCTGGCAGGTGATGTTCCAGCAGGAGGGGCAGCAGCTGACTCCCATGTCTCTCTCAGAGGCTCGGGAGCTGGGCTACGTATTCTACCTCACCCAGGGGAGGCTGGTGTTCCGTTCACCCTACACGCCAGGTTCTGTCATGGGATCTGTCACCATG GTGAATGGTATGTTGGTTGAGATGGTCTATCCAATACTGGTCTCCAGGCAGAGATGGGTGGTCATCATGGTGGACTTGGTGGTTGCTTGCAGCACTG ATGAAGGAATGTATGATGGGGCGGGGCTGGTCTGGCAGACCCCCACTCTGCTGTCCCCGCTGGTCTCTGGCCTCTTTGGGTTGGAGAGCAGCAAGATCTCAATGGGGGTGGATGGGCAGCTCCTGGATGAGCCCATCACAGCAGAGCGAGGCTACAGCCTGGACATCAGTGACACCACCGTCCAGATCAGCATCCCCTTCAACGCTGCCGGAGGATACAGAAAA AGCTTTGTGATGAACAACATGTACCATGAGTTCTATGTGGTCCGTCTCTACTATGAACAAACCTTCATGGATGacagtggtgtggagaccagACTCCGCCTCCACAGGCCCATGAACACACCACTTCTGATCCAGCATATCTCCATCATTAACC AAACAGTCCTTGAGGATCGTGTTTTTACTGTGTACCTGGGGAACCTCTCCTACGATGTTGACCTGGTGGCTGTGAAGCTCAATGGTCACAACTTCACCATACTAGAGGCGAATAAAAGTGGCATTGTCATAACCATGGTCCCCCAGTCCAATAGTACCCTACATGCCTACATTCTCAGGGTGCCATTTGACGCCGTTATTCACAAGCTG TACCCTACAGAGGGGCTTCTCGAGTACTCGTTGGACATCAACTACACTTTGGTCATCCTGCCTCAGGAGGAGCCCTACTTCTACCTGGCCTCAGTCGTGGCTCAGTTCAATGATGTCT TTCCTCCGGTCTTCAAAGGTGTCTGCAACGAGAAAAGCATCAGTTTCCAGATGGACCATAAGCCATTTGACTACCTGTGGGAGGTGGGTGTTGGCCCTTACCGTCTGACCCCAAATCTGGCAGCCAAGCGAGGCTATGTCATGCGCAATGACAGCAAGCGTCTGACCCTGGAAGTGCCCCTCTTCTCTGTTGGCTTCACTTATAAG gaCATCAATTTGAAGCAGTTCCGTGGCACTTTTGAAATTCTCTCAAGACTTCCCAAGACCTTGGCGGTCAAGAGTTCCTTGGCCAAAGCTTGTCTCTTCCAGACTACTGAGGTCATAG TGTGTTCCACTGAAGGTGTGATGACAGTGGTGTCTATGATTTTGGCCATCCCTGGATCTGAACCCAGCAGAACCTCCCTCCTGGACTCCACCTGCATGCCCCAAGCGATGGATGACACTAGGGTTCTCTTTAGCTTTAAACTCGACACCTGTGGAACCAGGGTCCAG TTTGATTACCAGCACCTTACCTACGAAAATGAGATTACCATTGAGCACACGAGCCAATCTGTGGAAGCACCAGTCTCAACCAG GGTGACAGTGCGGTGTGTCTATCCACTGAGTGGTTTATACAAGCTGTTTGCGTATCGGCGGTTTGAAGCAGACTCACCAGGATTTGGCACCATCTTGACTAGACTTCCTGTAAA GAACTAA